The window gtttgtttacaataCTGATCAGATACACTACATATAATGTGACACCATCTGATGAATATGGAGACATGTATGACTGGTATGTGCAGTTTGTTCTCCCATTGTTTACAGTGAGTACTTCATTCTGCCCTGATCCATATCGTCTGCCAGTGAGTCGATGTTGAGGCCTGGGCACGGTTGAGTGTTTCAAGCACAACAGACTTTCACTGGACACTGTTAAGTAGCAGGATGGGAGTGGAGATTTCAGGGTTAATGTAGTGAGGGTCCTGTTCATCCCCAGAGTCTCCTTCTTGTTTTTGTGAAAGTGTCAAAGTTAGCTTGTTCAGACCAGCTTCAAGGGTGGCTTCTGctccctctgctctgtctcctggagcacacacaaagaaagaaatgcaagTGTTGCAATAAATCTGCaagttaaatgtaaaaactgactAAACCACTTTATCCAGGggtggaatatatatatataagtcacTTAATTGCTGAATTTGGCGAAGTttagtatttatattttatgttacttTATACTTCAACTCTACTATTAATGAGAGAATTGGACAACAaattacaacagtaaaatgcttCTCATATGTTAATACATCATTAATAATAGACTGATAATACAATATTTAACGCATTATCACAGTCACAGGGTCATTTTTCTCAATCAGCACTTCTGTATACTACTATGTCATTTTGCTGATTGATAAGTGACACCAACATTTTCAGGGCAGTACTGGGATCAGAAGtaagacaaaaatgcaaaacatttctaACATACAAGGTGAAGCATCACATCAGaagtctacacacacacacacacacacacacacacactgatgtgatgAACACACACCTCTCTCTTGGTCGCAGTCTGGAGATGAAGCTCCACTGCACTGGCTGCGAGGGCCCAGGAGAGGTGACGCATGTCCAGAACTGCATATTGAGTCTGGGTCATGAGAGCTACAAGGGCTCACTAAATCCAGGCCACCAGGACAGAatgaggagaggaaggaggatgggggggaggaggagaggtaggagcAGGGGGTGTCGAGCGGGGTGGAGGCAGAGGTGGAAGGATGGGAGGATGACGAGGTGGGTGAAGAGGGCAATGCTTGGGGTGAGGAGGTGGAGCGAGTGTCGACCTCCTCCTCTGAGCTGCTACTGTGACTGCCCTCTTCATCAATTGATACTGAcaccactgaaacacacacacacaaagagatgtgttttaaatatgcaaacatacagatgcaccaactaaaaacaaaaaacaataatgcGGATGGATGGAAGGGACAATTATTCATCTCCACGCTTCACTCACTTGACAGACCATCTGACTCCATCTTAAAATTGGTGATGTCGTCGTTGCCACCGTCTCCCTCTGCGCCCACACCTTGCTCCCTGGTTCCCATGGCGAGGGAGCGTCGCTGTGCATGGATCTCCTCAGAGATGCTTTCAAGGTTGCGCAGCGCCGCGCGGTACTCAGCCTTAGCAACCACAAGTTTGGACTGACGTTCATCCACATTATGTTTCAGTTGCtagcataaaaaacaaaaaaaaaacactgcttcTTAATAAAATCGAATGTACATACTGATTATATACATTTCAACATAAAAGAAAAGTGCTTCCTGCTAGTTTTCCATGTGGTGAATGTCTTTTGTCAAAAAAGAGCTCCAAAGCTAAGAAATGTAACTTTTTGCAGTTTCTGAAGTGAGTAGTCCGCTTCGAATGAGACACATTTCAGTCAGGGCCAAAGCAGTGGACCCaaaactcggagaaaacagaagtcattatatttgggcctaaaaatctcagaaataacttttctaaaattatagctactctagatggcatagccctggcctccagcactactgtaaaaaaccttggagttatttttgaccaggacatgtcctttaactcacacataaaacaaatttctagaactgcattctttcacctgcgcaacatttccaaaattaggaacatcctgtctcaaaatgatgcagaa of the Mastacembelus armatus chromosome 11, fMasArm1.2, whole genome shotgun sequence genome contains:
- the sh3bp5a gene encoding SH3 domain-binding protein 5, which gives rise to MDPLQNGNDCEEDCHCAEEEEEVDPRIQGELEKLNQSTDDINRWESELEDCRQRFRAVLVEATVKLDEQVKRIGRAVDDSKPYWEARKAARQAQIEAQKATQEFQRAVEILRAAKETIALAEERLLEEDSRQFDSAWQEMLNHATQKVMEAEQARTRSEAEHRKTAANYNSCISHMRQLEKKLKRSINKSRPYFELKAKYYLQLEQLKHNVDERQSKLVVAKAEYRAALRNLESISEEIHAQRRSLAMGTREQGVGAEGDGGNDDITNFKMESDGLSMVSVSIDEEGSHSSSSEEEVDTRSTSSPQALPSSPTSSSSHPSTSASTPLDTPCSYLSSSPPSSFLSSFCPGGLDLVSPCSSHDPDSICSSGHASPLLGPRSQCSGASSPDCDQERGDRAEGAEATLEAGLNKLTLTLSQKQEGDSGDEQDPHYINPEISTPILLLNSVQ